One Calonectris borealis chromosome 16, bCalBor7.hap1.2, whole genome shotgun sequence DNA window includes the following coding sequences:
- the LOC142089017 gene encoding noggin-2-like produces the protein MTAIRALLLCSCLGLLRPAGGQPFLRLRPSPSDNLPVKDIVEHPDPEYDPKEQDLDERTLRKKLGSHFDPGFMAVAVPGPANASGAEAAAGRGRAALPAELRRLELGPPQGPRLRVGKKARRKVLQWLWAYTYCPVLYTWKDLGVRFWPRYIKEGNCFAEKSCSLPEGMFCKPVKSVTKTFLRWHCQGWSSQKYCTWIPVQYPLISECKCSC, from the coding sequence ATGACGGCGATCCGGGcgctcctgctctgctcctgcctggggctgctgcgaccggcgggcgggcagccctTCCTGCGCCTGCGACCCTCGCCCAGCGACAACCTGCCCGTCAAAGACATCGTGGAGCACCCGGATCCCGAGTACGACCCCAAGGAGCAGGACCTGGACGAGAGGACTCTGAGGAAGAAGCTGGGCAGCCATTTCGACCCCGGTTTCATGGCCGTGGCCGTGCCGGGGCCGGCCAACGCCTCGggcgccgaggcggcggcggggcgggggcgggcggcgctgcccgccgagCTGCGGCGGCTGGAGCTGGGTCCGCCCCAGGGACCGCGCCTGAGGGTGGGCAAGAAGGCGCGGCGGAAGGTGCTGCAGTGGCTCTGGGCGTACACCTACTGCCCCGTCCTCTACACCTGGAAGGACCTGGGCGTCCGCTTCTGGCCCCGCTACATCAAGGAGGGCAACTGCTTCGCCGAGAAGTCCTGCTCGCTGCCCGAGGGCATGTTCTGCAAGCCCGTCAAGTCGGTCACCAAGACCTTCCTGCGCTGGCACTGCCAGGGCTGGTCCAGCCAGAAGTACTGCACCTGGATCCCCGTGCAGTACCCGCTCATCTCCGAGTGCAAGTGCTCCTGCTAG